From Methanosarcina lacustris Z-7289, one genomic window encodes:
- the lysS gene encoding lysine--tRNA ligase: protein MTMEINNTDLSEKIPPSDETDLSGSGAFDDSKLVKLNGIISQGLNPYPYKFEKNEDICEILNKFEDFEENEGLSVRTAGRLYNIRKHGKMIFADLGDQTGRIQVLVRKGNLPDEEFETFKNLVDTGDIIGVQGGIFRTKRGEDSISVSEFILLSKSLCALPEKFHGLKDVETRYRKRYLDLIVNAEKREIFVMRSKLISEIRRFLAEREFLEFETPVLQNVYGGANARPFTTFHNCLGQTLFLRIAPELYLKRLVVGGYEKVFEIAKNFRNEDIDTTHNPEFTMIEVYEAYRDYNDMMDLTEGMVSELVFKLTGGYEVKMGENTINLRSPWRRISMEDALKEYAGLDVFAHSIEELKKIAIENRIVDYEKAKSHGEFLALFFEGLVEDKLINPTFIYDFPVENSPLAKNHREKEGFVERFELFLNGWELANGYSELNDPLEQEKRFEDQDKKRKLGDLEAQTIDYDFITALGYGLPPTGGMGLGIDRLTMILAGLESIKEVILFPQMKRED from the coding sequence ATGACTATGGAAATTAATAACACGGACCTGTCTGAAAAAATCCCTCCGTCTGATGAAACCGATTTATCAGGCTCCGGGGCTTTTGATGACTCAAAACTTGTAAAATTAAACGGTATCATAAGCCAGGGACTCAACCCCTATCCCTATAAGTTTGAAAAGAACGAGGATATCTGCGAGATCCTGAATAAGTTCGAGGACTTTGAAGAGAATGAGGGCTTATCTGTCAGGACCGCAGGAAGGCTCTACAATATCAGAAAGCATGGAAAAATGATATTTGCCGACCTTGGGGACCAGACCGGCAGGATTCAGGTGCTTGTAAGGAAAGGAAACCTCCCGGACGAGGAGTTCGAGACTTTTAAGAACCTTGTGGACACCGGAGATATCATAGGGGTTCAGGGCGGAATTTTCAGGACAAAGAGAGGAGAAGATTCCATCAGTGTGTCCGAATTTATCCTGCTTTCCAAGTCTCTCTGCGCCCTCCCCGAAAAATTCCACGGCTTAAAAGACGTCGAGACCAGGTACAGGAAAAGGTACCTTGACCTCATAGTCAACGCCGAAAAGAGAGAGATTTTCGTCATGAGGAGCAAACTCATCTCCGAGATCAGAAGGTTCCTTGCCGAAAGGGAATTTCTCGAGTTTGAAACCCCTGTGCTCCAGAATGTATATGGAGGCGCAAACGCAAGACCTTTCACGACTTTCCACAACTGCCTCGGACAGACCCTCTTTTTGAGAATTGCCCCTGAACTTTACCTCAAGAGACTTGTTGTTGGCGGGTATGAGAAGGTTTTTGAGATTGCCAAAAACTTCAGGAACGAAGACATTGACACGACCCACAACCCTGAGTTTACGATGATAGAGGTCTACGAGGCTTACAGGGACTACAATGACATGATGGACTTAACTGAAGGTATGGTCTCGGAACTCGTGTTCAAGTTGACAGGCGGCTACGAAGTCAAAATGGGCGAAAACACGATCAACCTCCGTTCTCCCTGGAGAAGGATTTCCATGGAAGACGCCTTAAAAGAATATGCCGGGCTTGATGTCTTTGCTCACTCTATTGAAGAGCTGAAGAAAATCGCCATTGAAAACAGGATTGTAGACTACGAAAAGGCAAAGAGCCACGGTGAGTTCCTTGCCCTGTTTTTTGAAGGCCTTGTAGAAGACAAGCTTATAAACCCGACTTTCATCTATGACTTTCCCGTAGAAAACTCTCCGCTTGCCAAAAATCACAGGGAGAAAGAAGGTTTTGTCGAGCGCTTCGAGCTTTTCCTTAACGGCTGGGAACTGGCAAATGGATATTCCGAATTAAATGACCCGCTTGAACAGGAAAAGAGGTTCGAAGACCAGGATAAGAAAAGAAAGCTGGGAGACCTTGAAGCCCAGACCATCGACTACGACTTTATAACCGCTCTCGGATATGGCCTGCCCCCAACCGGTGGCATGGGGCTCGGAATCGACCGTCTTACCATGATCCTTGCAGGTCTCGAATCCATCAAGGAAGTAATCCTTTTCCCGCAGATGAAAAGGGAAGACTGA
- a CDS encoding ACT domain-containing protein — protein sequence MYGSSFFSITRTPEELSIVCQESSIPSNIPAGTQVERGWNCLKVEGPLDFGLTGILAGISRTLTDKGISIFAVSTYDTDYILIREKDLECACKALEGTGYDIKKS from the coding sequence GTGTATGGGAGCAGTTTCTTTTCGATTACGCGAACTCCTGAAGAACTTTCCATCGTCTGCCAGGAAAGCAGTATTCCTTCAAATATTCCTGCAGGTACCCAGGTTGAAAGGGGCTGGAATTGCCTGAAAGTTGAGGGGCCTCTGGATTTCGGGCTGACAGGAATCCTTGCAGGAATCAGCAGGACTCTGACCGATAAAGGTATCAGCATATTTGCCGTTTCAACTTATGATACTGATTATATCCTGATCAGGGAAAAAGATCTGGAATGTGCATGCAAAGCCCTTGAGGGGACAGGTTATGACATTAAGAAATCGTGA